The following are encoded in a window of Vicia villosa cultivar HV-30 ecotype Madison, WI unplaced genomic scaffold, Vvil1.0 ctg.001344F_1_1, whole genome shotgun sequence genomic DNA:
- the LOC131634764 gene encoding phosphoglycerate mutase-like protein AT74 has protein sequence MGVLPKRIILMRHGESQGNLDTSAYTTTPDHSIQLTPQGIAQARLAGTKLRRLVSGEGCSPDWRLYFYVSPYARTRSTLREVGRSFSKKRVIGVREESRVREQDFANFQVQERMKIIQETRQRFGRFFYRFPEGESAADVFDRISGFFESLWRDIDLNRLHLDPSNDLNLVIVSHGLTSRIFLMKWFKWTVEQFEQLNNFGNCEFRVIQQGSGGEYSLAVHHTEEEMLEWGLSPDMIADQKWRATAPRGAWNDQCSWYLDAFFDQFASESDDDDDEDIKNGGETES, from the exons ATGGGTGTGCTTCCAAAGAGAATAATCCTAATGCGTCACGGCGAGTCTCAAGGAAACCTTGACACGTCAGCATACACCACCACACCCGACCACAGCATTCAGTTAACTCCGCAGGGCATCGCGCAAGCTCGCCTCGCCGGCACCAAACTCCGCCGCCTCGTTTCCGGCGAAGGCTGCTCCCCGGACTGGCGTCTCTACTTCTACGTATCTCCTTACGCCCGAACTCGATCCACACTCCGCGAAGTTGGTAGATCCTTCTCGAAGAAGCGCGTGATCGGCGTCAGAGAAGAGTCGCGTGTTCGAGAACAGGATTTCGCTAACTTCCAAGTTCAAGAGCGTATGAAAATCATCCAGGAAACTCGTCAACGTTTTGGTAGATTCTTTTATCGCTTTCCTGAAGGCGAGTCCGCCGCTGATGTTTTCGATCGCATTTCCG GTTTCTTTGAATCGCTATGGAGAGACATAGATTTGAACAGGCTTCACCTGGATCCATCTAACGATCTGAATCTGGTGATAGTTTCTCACGGATTAACGTCGCGGATTTTCTTGATGAAGTGGTTCAAGTGGACGGTGGAGCAATTTGAGCAGCTGAACAATTTCGGAAACTGCGAGTTTCGCGTGATTCAGCAAGGAAGTGGTGGAGAGTATAGTTTGGCTGTTCATCATACGGAGGAAGAGATGCTTGAATGGGGACTTTCTCCTGATATGATTGCTGATCAGAAATGGCGTGCAACTGCACCAAGAGGTGCTTGGAATGATCAATGTTCTTGGTACCTTGACGCTTTTTTTGATCAATTTGCTTCAgaatctgatgatgatgatgatgaagatattaAAAATGGAGGTGAAACTGAAAGTTGA